A genomic region of Trifolium pratense cultivar HEN17-A07 linkage group LG3, ARS_RC_1.1, whole genome shotgun sequence contains the following coding sequences:
- the LOC123916123 gene encoding disease resistance response protein 206-like, with amino-acid sequence MGAKIPILFVFIIMLFALSSAHPSKRKQYTPCKNLVLYFHDIIYNGDNAVNATSSIVAAPQGANLTKLATQFHFGNIAVFDDPITLDNNLHSKTIGRAQGFYIYDTKNTYTSWLGFTFVLNSTYHQGTITFAGADPIMQKSRDISVTGGTGDFFMHRGIATIMTDAFEGEVYFRLRVDIKFFECW; translated from the coding sequence ATGGGTGCCAAAATTCCAATTCTCTTTGTTTTTATAATAATGTTGTTTGCTTTAAGTTCAGCCCATCCAAGCAAGAGAAAGCAATACACACCATGCAAAAACCTAGTCCTTTAttttcatgacataatttaCAATGGAGATAATGCAGTTAATGCAACATCTTCAATAGTAGCAGCTCCACAAGGTGCTAATTTAACAAAATTAGCAACCCAATTTCACTTTGGTAACATAGCAGTTTTTGATGACCCTATCACATTGGACAATAACCTTCATTCAAAAACAATTGGAAGAGCACAAGGCTTTTACATTTATGATACCAAAAACACATACACTTCTTGGCTTGGTTTCACATTTGTTCTTAATAGTACTTATCATCAAGGAACCATTACTTTTGCTGGTGCTGACCCAATTATGCAGAAAAGTAGAGATATTTCAGTGACTGGTGGTACTGGTgatttttttatgcatagagGTATTGCTACTATTATGACTGATGCATTTGAAGGCGAGGTTTATTTTCGACTTCGTGTTGATATTAAGTTTTTCGAGTGTTGGTAA